A genomic region of Streptococcus suis contains the following coding sequences:
- the trpX gene encoding tryptophan ABC transporter substrate-binding protein: protein MLKNKNLLATIIALTIMVVAALFMTQKEQSNSSTSTEKVKIGVLQFVTHDSLDEIYKGIKAGLKEGGYTTTDNLEIDFMNAEGDQSQVQTMSKKLVDNGNELLIGIATPAAQGLANATTELPIIMGAVTDPVGANLVTDLKNPGGNITGVSDQTPVADAVSLIKEITPDAKTIGVLYSSNEDNSKIQVAEFKAAAEEAGYTVLEYAVASSNEIAATVEIASSKADVLFTPVDNTVASAFSTVVSVANKTKTPIFTSVEDMVEGGGIASVTLSQYDLGVATGKMAAKILDGANPADTPVQIFNEGTVVVNQKVTKELGIILSDDVISKASKVIE, encoded by the coding sequence ATGTTGAAAAATAAAAATTTACTTGCTACAATTATTGCCCTTACTATTATGGTAGTTGCTGCTTTGTTTATGACACAGAAAGAGCAGAGCAATTCATCTACATCAACGGAGAAAGTCAAAATTGGGGTCCTCCAATTTGTGACACATGATTCATTAGATGAGATTTATAAGGGAATCAAGGCAGGCCTTAAAGAAGGTGGTTATACCACAACGGATAATTTAGAAATTGATTTTATGAATGCTGAGGGTGATCAATCCCAAGTTCAAACCATGAGTAAAAAATTGGTGGACAATGGCAATGAATTATTGATTGGTATCGCAACACCTGCTGCACAGGGATTAGCAAACGCTACGACAGAATTACCTATCATCATGGGGGCTGTAACAGATCCAGTCGGAGCCAACCTGGTAACTGACTTGAAAAATCCTGGTGGAAATATCACAGGGGTATCTGACCAAACACCAGTAGCAGACGCAGTTTCTCTCATTAAAGAAATTACACCAGACGCTAAAACTATCGGTGTCCTCTATTCTTCAAACGAAGACAATTCAAAAATTCAAGTAGCGGAATTTAAGGCAGCAGCAGAAGAGGCTGGCTATACTGTTCTTGAATATGCAGTTGCTTCTAGTAATGAAATTGCAGCGACAGTAGAGATCGCAAGTAGTAAAGCAGATGTTCTCTTTACACCAGTAGACAATACAGTTGCCTCAGCATTTTCAACTGTCGTATCTGTGGCAAATAAAACCAAAACTCCGATTTTCACCAGCGTAGAAGATATGGTAGAAGGCGGAGGTATCGCATCTGTTACCCTTAGCCAATATGACTTGGGTGTGGCAACTGGTAAGATGGCTGCGAAAATTCTTGATGGTGCCAATCCAGCGGATACACCTGTACAAATCTTTAACGAGGGTACCGTTGTTGTCAACCAAAAAGTTACTAAAGAATTAGGAATTATCTTGTCAGATGATGTGATTAGTAAAGCAAGCAAGGTTATCGAATAA
- a CDS encoding glycoside hydrolase family 1 protein has product MSIFPDNFLWGGAVAANQVEGAYNEGGKGLSVQDVLPNGGLGEATQEPTEDNLKLQAIDFYHRYKEDIALFSELGFKVFRTSIAWSRIFPNGDEEFPNEEGLQFYDELFDELLKNGIEPLVTLSHYETPLYLARKYHGWVDRKMIQFFEKFARTVFERYKDKVKYWLTFNEVNSVLELPFTSGGIDLSNEELSKQDLYQAIHHELVASSLVTKIAHEIIPDCKVGCMVLAMPTYPMTPNPEDVWAAHAYENLNYLFSDIHVRGYYPNYAKRYFKENGIKITFVEGDEELLKNNTVDFLSFSYYMSITQAADPSKYSSGKGNILGGLVNPYLEASDWGWQIDPIGLRLTLNRYYDRYQIPLFIVENGLGAKDQLVKDEAGGLTVHDDYRIQYMQEHLLQVAEAIQDGVEVMGYTSWGCIDCVSMSTAQLSKRYGLIYVDRNDDGSGSLTRYRKKSFYWYKEVIQSNGSILGNSSK; this is encoded by the coding sequence ATGTCAATTTTTCCAGACAATTTCTTATGGGGAGGAGCAGTAGCTGCAAACCAAGTAGAAGGTGCATATAATGAGGGAGGAAAAGGATTATCCGTTCAAGATGTTCTCCCCAATGGTGGACTGGGTGAAGCTACCCAAGAACCAACGGAAGATAATTTGAAATTACAAGCTATTGATTTTTACCATCGATACAAGGAAGATATAGCCCTGTTTTCAGAGTTGGGATTTAAGGTATTTAGAACATCAATTGCTTGGAGTAGAATATTTCCGAATGGAGATGAAGAATTTCCAAATGAAGAAGGGCTACAGTTTTATGATGAACTTTTTGATGAACTTCTAAAAAATGGTATAGAGCCTCTTGTAACTCTTTCTCACTATGAAACTCCCCTGTATCTGGCAAGGAAATATCATGGCTGGGTGGATAGAAAAATGATTCAATTTTTTGAAAAATTTGCTCGTACAGTTTTTGAGCGATACAAAGATAAGGTTAAGTACTGGTTGACATTTAACGAGGTCAATTCTGTCTTAGAACTTCCTTTTACGAGTGGTGGAATTGACTTGTCGAATGAAGAACTTTCAAAACAAGATTTATATCAGGCCATTCACCATGAACTTGTAGCTTCTAGTCTTGTTACCAAAATTGCTCATGAAATTATTCCTGACTGTAAGGTTGGCTGTATGGTCTTAGCTATGCCGACCTATCCAATGACACCCAATCCTGAAGATGTTTGGGCGGCTCATGCCTATGAAAATTTGAACTATTTATTTTCGGATATACATGTTAGAGGATATTATCCTAATTATGCCAAAAGATACTTTAAAGAAAATGGCATAAAGATTACTTTCGTGGAAGGTGATGAAGAGTTATTAAAAAATAATACGGTTGATTTTCTCTCCTTCAGTTATTATATGAGTATTACTCAGGCAGCAGATCCATCAAAATATTCATCTGGAAAAGGAAATATCTTGGGTGGTTTGGTCAATCCTTATTTAGAAGCTTCTGATTGGGGTTGGCAGATTGATCCAATTGGTTTAAGATTGACACTAAATCGTTATTATGATCGATACCAGATTCCTTTATTCATTGTTGAAAATGGTTTGGGAGCTAAAGATCAGCTAGTCAAGGATGAGGCTGGTGGTTTGACTGTTCATGACGATTATCGAATTCAATACATGCAAGAACACCTTTTACAAGTTGCTGAGGCGATACAGGATGGCGTAGAAGTCATGGGTTATACTTCTTGGGGCTGTATTGATTGTGTATCTATGTCTACCGCACAATTATCTAAAAGATATGGACTAATTTATGTTGATAGAAATGATGATGGAAGCGGCAGTCTAACTAGATATAGAAAGAAATCATTTTACTGGTATAAAGAAGTTATTCAATCCAATGGCAGTATCCTGGGCAATAGCTCAAAATAG
- a CDS encoding NFACT family protein: MSFDGFFLHHMTAELRANLEGGRIQKINQPFEQEIVLNIRSNRQSHKLLLSAHSVFGRVQLTQSDFTNPKVPNTFTMILRKYLQGAIIEEIRQLDNDRILEFSVSNKDEIGDHIQATLIVEIMGKHSNIILVDKSEQKIIEAIKHVGFSQNSYRTILPGSTYIRPPETHSLNPYTVSDEKLFEILSTQELSPKNLQQVFQGLGRDTASELASHLQTDRLKNFRAFFDQATQPSLTDKSYAALPFANSPENQPHFESLSSLLDFYYQDKAERDRVAQQANELIKRVASELEKNRKKLVKQEQELADTETAELVRQKGELLTTYLHQVPNDQPSVRLDNYYTGQELEIELDVALTPSQNAQRYFKKYQKLKEAVKHLTNLIEETKATIVYLESVDTMLGQASLAEIDEIREELIETGYLKRRHREKIHKRQKPERYLATDGKTIILVGKNNLQNDELTFKMAKKGELWFHAKDIPGSHVVITDNLDPSDEVKTDAAELAAYFSKARHSNLVQVDMIEAKKLHKPTGGKPGFVTYRGQKTLRVTPTEDKIKSMKI, translated from the coding sequence ATGTCTTTTGACGGATTTTTTTTACATCACATGACGGCTGAGTTAAGGGCCAATTTAGAAGGTGGGCGGATTCAGAAAATCAACCAACCCTTTGAACAGGAGATTGTCCTCAACATCCGCAGCAACCGTCAGAGCCATAAGTTGCTCCTGTCCGCCCATTCGGTTTTCGGGCGGGTTCAGCTGACCCAGTCGGACTTTACCAATCCAAAAGTGCCCAATACCTTTACCATGATTTTACGAAAATACTTACAGGGTGCCATTATCGAGGAGATTCGTCAGTTGGACAATGACCGCATCTTAGAATTTTCGGTGTCCAACAAGGACGAGATTGGCGACCATATCCAAGCTACCTTGATTGTGGAAATCATGGGCAAGCACAGCAATATCATCTTGGTAGATAAGTCTGAACAGAAGATTATTGAGGCTATCAAGCACGTTGGTTTCTCGCAAAACTCCTACCGAACTATCTTGCCAGGCTCCACCTATATTCGTCCACCGGAGACACATTCTCTCAATCCTTATACGGTGTCTGATGAGAAATTGTTTGAAATCTTATCGACTCAGGAACTGAGTCCAAAAAATCTCCAACAGGTCTTTCAAGGTTTGGGGCGGGATACAGCTTCTGAACTGGCCAGTCACTTACAGACGGACCGCCTCAAGAACTTCCGTGCCTTTTTTGACCAGGCTACACAGCCTAGCCTAACGGACAAATCCTATGCTGCTCTGCCATTTGCCAATAGCCCTGAAAACCAGCCACACTTTGAGAGCCTGAGCAGTCTGTTGGACTTCTACTATCAGGACAAAGCAGAGCGGGATCGGGTGGCCCAACAGGCCAATGAGTTGATCAAGCGGGTGGCCAGTGAGTTAGAGAAGAATCGCAAGAAGCTGGTCAAGCAGGAGCAGGAATTGGCGGATACTGAGACGGCGGAGTTGGTGCGGCAAAAGGGTGAGCTCCTGACCACCTATCTGCATCAGGTACCCAACGACCAGCCGAGCGTGCGGTTAGACAACTACTATACGGGCCAGGAACTGGAAATTGAGTTGGATGTGGCTTTGACTCCTAGCCAAAATGCCCAGCGTTATTTCAAGAAGTACCAGAAACTCAAGGAGGCGGTCAAACACCTAACCAACTTGATTGAGGAGACCAAGGCAACCATTGTCTATCTGGAGTCCGTTGACACCATGCTGGGACAGGCTAGTCTGGCAGAAATCGATGAAATCCGTGAGGAATTGATTGAAACAGGCTACCTCAAACGTCGCCACCGTGAGAAAATCCATAAGCGTCAGAAACCTGAGCGATACTTGGCGACGGACGGGAAGACTATTATTCTGGTCGGGAAAAATAACCTGCAAAATGATGAGTTGACCTTCAAAATGGCCAAGAAAGGTGAACTCTGGTTCCATGCCAAAGACATTCCAGGCAGTCATGTGGTTATCACAGACAACTTGGACCCAAGCGACGAGGTCAAGACCGATGCGGCGGAGTTAGCCGCCTATTTCTCTAAGGCCAGACATTCCAATCTGGTCCAAGTCGATATGATTGAAGCCAAAAAACTCCATAAGCCAACAGGTGGCAAACCAGGCTTTGTGACCTACCGAGGTCAGAAAACCCTCCGTGTCACCCCAACTGAAGATAAAATAAAATCCATGAAAATCTAG
- a CDS encoding tetratricopeptide repeat protein produces MNNSEKMLVCLDQQDLDKADKYFKRALVQDDSETLLSLAAYLEGIGFFPQARQIYEQVKEEFPEVLINLAQIAFEDGLVEESFGYLEEISEDSSVYVEALLVKADLYQAEGLSDVAREKLLEASYLSDEPIILFGLAELDMELELFNEAISYYAQLDNREIYELTGVSTYQRIGIAYASLGKFEAAIEFLEKAVELEYDDQTVFELAALLFEREEYQKANLYFKQLDTINPDFEGYEYAYAQSLHAEHKIEEALAMTEKGLAKNDFDANLLLQASQYAYELHDEESAEEYLLKAKEVADDSNELALRLSNLYLEQERFEEVVALFDEEVDNVLARWNMAKAYQALERDDEAIELYDELAGELAENPEFLADYVAILRQLGRLDEAKKQASRFIQLVPDDLAMQEFLNEE; encoded by the coding sequence ATGAACAATAGTGAAAAAATGTTGGTTTGTTTGGACCAACAGGATTTAGACAAGGCAGATAAGTATTTCAAGCGCGCCTTGGTGCAAGATGATAGCGAAACGCTTTTGTCCTTGGCAGCCTACTTAGAAGGCATTGGTTTTTTCCCACAGGCTAGACAAATCTATGAACAGGTCAAAGAAGAATTTCCCGAAGTACTGATCAATCTTGCCCAAATAGCATTTGAAGATGGCTTGGTTGAAGAATCTTTCGGATACTTGGAGGAAATTTCGGAAGACAGTTCTGTCTATGTGGAAGCCTTGTTGGTTAAGGCGGACCTGTATCAGGCAGAAGGCTTGTCGGATGTGGCGCGTGAAAAATTGTTAGAAGCAAGTTACTTATCAGATGAACCCATCATCCTCTTTGGCTTAGCAGAATTGGATATGGAACTGGAGCTTTTTAATGAGGCTATTTCCTACTATGCCCAGCTGGATAATCGTGAAATCTACGAATTAACGGGAGTTTCTACCTATCAGCGAATTGGTATTGCCTATGCAAGTTTAGGGAAATTTGAAGCGGCCATTGAATTTTTGGAAAAAGCTGTTGAGTTGGAATACGATGATCAGACGGTTTTTGAGTTAGCTGCTCTGCTATTTGAACGAGAAGAATACCAAAAGGCCAATCTCTATTTCAAGCAGTTGGATACCATCAATCCTGATTTTGAGGGCTATGAATATGCCTATGCTCAGTCGCTTCATGCCGAGCATAAGATTGAAGAAGCCTTGGCAATGACAGAAAAGGGCTTGGCCAAAAATGATTTTGATGCCAATCTCTTGCTTCAAGCTTCTCAGTATGCCTATGAATTGCATGACGAGGAGTCTGCGGAAGAATATCTCCTCAAGGCAAAAGAGGTGGCAGATGATAGTAACGAACTAGCTCTGCGCTTGTCCAATCTGTATCTTGAGCAGGAACGATTTGAAGAGGTTGTGGCTTTATTTGATGAAGAGGTAGATAACGTTCTAGCTCGCTGGAATATGGCCAAAGCCTATCAAGCTCTAGAAAGAGATGATGAAGCTATTGAGCTTTACGATGAATTGGCTGGAGAATTGGCTGAGAATCCTGAATTTTTGGCTGATTACGTAGCGATTTTACGTCAACTTGGTCGTTTGGATGAGGCAAAAAAGCAAGCTAGTCGTTTTATCCAATTGGTGCCAGACGATTTAGCCATGCAAGAATTTTTGAATGAAGAGTAG
- the licT gene encoding BglG family transcription antiterminator LicT: MIIKRVLNHNAVIAQNNKNVDILLFGKGIAFGKKVGDAIPPSSIEKSFLLKNSDNMNRFTELFIDVPIELVYVCEKIINLGKITLGNHFDEIIYINLTDHINSSIERHKEGVVVTNPLRWEIAKYYKEEFELGKKALSIIKKDLHVELPVDEAAFIALHFVNANLENIFQESYRITGIIMKIEQIIQDYYSTEFNQDSIDYYRFITHVKLFAHRLVEGNEYHDEDDVDLLELMKKKYPREYQCGTRVADFIRLEYDYLLSPSELVYLIAHIRRLTKNLS; the protein is encoded by the coding sequence ATGATCATAAAGCGTGTATTAAATCATAATGCAGTCATAGCACAAAATAATAAGAACGTTGATATCTTGTTGTTTGGTAAAGGAATTGCATTTGGAAAGAAGGTCGGAGATGCGATCCCACCTTCTTCGATAGAAAAAAGTTTTTTGCTCAAGAATAGCGATAATATGAATCGCTTTACGGAACTATTTATCGATGTTCCTATTGAGTTGGTTTATGTTTGTGAGAAAATAATAAATTTAGGAAAGATAACACTTGGAAATCATTTTGATGAGATTATTTACATCAATTTGACAGATCATATCAATTCTAGTATAGAAAGACATAAGGAAGGAGTAGTCGTTACGAACCCTCTTAGATGGGAAATTGCCAAATATTATAAAGAGGAGTTTGAACTGGGGAAAAAAGCATTATCCATCATAAAAAAAGATTTACATGTCGAACTCCCAGTTGATGAAGCAGCCTTCATCGCTTTGCATTTTGTCAATGCGAATTTGGAAAATATTTTTCAAGAATCTTATCGTATTACTGGAATTATCATGAAGATTGAACAAATTATTCAAGACTATTATTCTACAGAATTCAATCAAGACTCTATTGATTACTACCGATTCATCACACATGTTAAATTGTTTGCTCATCGTTTGGTAGAGGGGAATGAATACCACGATGAAGATGATGTGGATCTTTTAGAGTTAATGAAAAAGAAGTATCCAAGAGAGTACCAATGTGGAACTCGAGTAGCGGACTTTATTCGGTTAGAATATGATTATCTACTGAGTCCAAGTGAATTAGTCTATTTAATTGCTCACATTCGGCGTTTAACAAAAAATTTATCATAA
- a CDS encoding beta-glucoside-specific PTS transporter subunit IIABC, giving the protein MKYKNTALAILEAVGGEKNVLRATHCVTRLRLELKDENIVSDERVKSISGVLGIMKKNGQYQIILGNDVANYYKEFTALGKFDSDSVQQVKKANVLEQVIEYIAGSMTPLIPAMLGGGMIKVLVIVLPMLGLLKADSQSISFLAFFGDAPYYFMPIFLAYSASQKLKVTPALAMSVAGILLHPNFVQMVSTGDPLHFLGAPVTPASYGSSVIPILIMVWLMKYIEAVFNKVTPAVTKSFLQPTLVLLVSGFIALVLVGPLGVIVGEGLSQLVEQMHGVAGWLTLAVLGAIMPFIVMTGMHWAFAPIFLAASIATPDVLILPAMLGSNLAQGAASMAVAFKSKNSNTKQIAFAAGFSALFAGVTEPALYGVTLKYKKPLYAAMIGGGLAGLFVGLTGVKAYLFAVPSLIALPQFIYSEAASNITNAMIAAAISIIVTFILAYFLGIDEETSTVNLEKVAPGISSRKNVFSPLSGQILPLEKVNDATFSKKMLGEGVAIIPKDGKVYAPFDGAVTSLFPTKHAIGLTSDEGVELLIHFGLETVELKGRGFVNHVSDGEKVEKGQLMLEVDVEMLVAEGYDIVTPVVVTNTQEYLDVLLLSTKEEVNYADDLLAVL; this is encoded by the coding sequence ATGAAGTACAAGAATACTGCATTGGCAATCCTAGAGGCAGTCGGAGGAGAAAAGAATGTTCTTCGTGCAACCCATTGCGTTACTAGATTGCGACTGGAATTGAAAGATGAGAATATCGTGTCCGATGAACGTGTTAAATCCATTTCTGGAGTACTCGGTATTATGAAGAAAAATGGACAGTATCAAATTATCTTAGGTAATGATGTAGCTAATTACTATAAAGAATTTACTGCATTAGGAAAATTTGATTCTGATTCAGTTCAACAGGTTAAAAAAGCAAATGTCTTAGAACAAGTCATCGAGTATATCGCTGGCTCTATGACACCTCTTATTCCAGCTATGCTTGGTGGAGGTATGATAAAAGTTCTAGTCATTGTCTTGCCGATGTTGGGGCTTTTAAAAGCTGATTCCCAATCTATTTCATTTTTAGCCTTTTTTGGAGATGCACCATATTACTTTATGCCGATTTTTTTGGCCTACTCAGCTTCACAAAAACTCAAAGTTACACCTGCTTTAGCTATGTCGGTTGCTGGTATTTTGCTACATCCTAATTTTGTTCAAATGGTATCTACAGGTGATCCACTTCATTTTTTAGGTGCCCCTGTTACACCTGCTAGCTATGGTTCATCAGTTATTCCAATTCTTATTATGGTTTGGCTAATGAAGTATATTGAAGCTGTTTTTAACAAGGTCACTCCAGCTGTAACGAAAAGTTTCTTACAGCCAACCTTGGTCCTGCTTGTTTCAGGTTTCATAGCTTTAGTTCTTGTTGGACCTCTCGGCGTTATTGTTGGTGAAGGATTATCGCAATTGGTTGAACAAATGCATGGTGTAGCTGGTTGGTTAACTTTAGCAGTTCTTGGAGCAATCATGCCATTTATCGTTATGACCGGTATGCACTGGGCTTTTGCACCGATTTTCTTGGCAGCTTCAATCGCGACACCTGATGTATTGATTCTACCAGCGATGTTAGGTTCTAACTTGGCACAAGGTGCCGCTTCTATGGCAGTTGCATTTAAGAGTAAAAATAGTAACACGAAACAAATAGCCTTTGCAGCTGGATTTTCAGCTTTATTTGCTGGTGTCACTGAGCCTGCTTTATATGGTGTTACTCTAAAGTATAAAAAACCATTGTATGCAGCAATGATTGGTGGTGGTCTAGCAGGATTATTTGTTGGTTTGACAGGTGTAAAAGCATACCTTTTTGCAGTACCTTCTCTCATTGCTTTGCCACAATTTATTTACTCTGAAGCAGCTTCAAACATTACTAACGCTATGATTGCTGCGGCAATTTCAATTATTGTCACATTTATTTTGGCCTATTTCCTAGGTATCGATGAAGAAACGTCAACAGTTAATTTAGAAAAAGTAGCACCTGGCATTTCAAGTAGAAAAAATGTCTTCTCTCCTCTTTCAGGTCAAATTCTCCCTTTAGAAAAAGTAAATGATGCAACGTTTTCAAAAAAAATGCTTGGAGAAGGAGTTGCAATTATCCCTAAGGATGGAAAAGTCTATGCTCCATTTGACGGGGCTGTTACCAGTCTTTTTCCAACAAAACATGCAATCGGTTTAACAAGTGATGAAGGGGTAGAGTTGCTTATCCACTTTGGATTAGAAACTGTCGAGCTAAAAGGAAGAGGTTTTGTAAACCATGTTTCAGATGGGGAAAAAGTTGAAAAGGGTCAACTGATGCTGGAAGTGGATGTAGAAATGCTTGTCGCAGAAGGGTACGATATAGTGACTCCTGTAGTTGTTACAAATACACAGGAATATCTGGATGTTCTCTTGCTTTCGACAAAAGAGGAAGTCAACTATGCTGATGATTTATTAGCAGTCTTATAA
- the budA gene encoding acetolactate decarboxylase, translating to MQVNRLFQYNTLGALMAGLYGGSLTVGELLEHGDLGLGTLDSIDGELIVLDGKAYQAKGAGEKPEVVEVPADMKVPYAAVIFHEAEVIFKQRFEMTSDELHQRIESYYDGENLFRSIKIKGTFSRMHVRMIPKSASDVRFAEVASRQPEYTAENISGTIVGIWTPEIFHGVSVAGYHLHFISDDLTFGGHVMDYVISEGMVEVGPVDQLDQRFPVQDRQYLFAKFNAKEVREDIDKAE from the coding sequence ATGCAAGTAAATCGATTATTTCAATACAATACCTTAGGTGCCTTAATGGCTGGACTGTATGGCGGCTCCTTGACGGTTGGCGAATTGTTGGAACATGGTGATTTGGGTTTGGGAACCCTGGATTCCATTGACGGTGAGCTGATTGTCTTGGATGGAAAGGCTTATCAGGCAAAGGGGGCAGGGGAGAAACCAGAAGTGGTTGAAGTTCCTGCTGATATGAAGGTTCCCTATGCAGCGGTTATTTTTCATGAAGCAGAAGTCATTTTCAAACAACGCTTTGAAATGACTAGCGATGAATTGCACCAGAGGATTGAATCCTATTATGATGGCGAAAATCTTTTTCGTTCTATCAAAATCAAAGGGACATTTTCACGGATGCATGTTCGTATGATTCCTAAATCGGCTTCGGATGTTCGATTTGCGGAGGTGGCTAGTCGCCAGCCTGAGTATACCGCTGAGAATATTTCAGGTACCATTGTTGGTATTTGGACGCCAGAGATTTTCCATGGTGTCAGTGTGGCTGGTTATCATTTGCATTTTATCTCGGATGACTTGACCTTTGGCGGGCATGTCATGGACTATGTTATCTCAGAAGGAATGGTGGAAGTGGGGCCAGTAGATCAACTAGACCAACGTTTTCCTGTTCAAGACCGCCAGTATCTTTTTGCTAAGTTCAACGCTAAGGAAGTTAGAGAAGATATTGATAAGGCGGAGTAG